From the Octadecabacter antarcticus 307 genome, one window contains:
- a CDS encoding IS3 family transposase (programmed frameshift) produces the protein MAKRYTDEFRRDAVRMATTSGLTRPQLSSDLGVGLSTLNKWVQQHQHDDLMSGPHQDVEKENTRLRKEVRLLREEREVFKKGGDLLCRPKPVRFAFIDVWKEEWPVEFLCRVMRVTSRGFRAWRVRPMSQRQRDDMVILAHIREQHRLSLQSYGRPRMTEELQELGLKVGHRRVGRLMGENGIKIIRTQKYKATTDSNHTFNIAPNLLDQDFSATGPNQKWAGDISYIWTSEGWLYLAVILDLYSRRVIGWAVSNRMKKDLAIRALDMAVALRQPPEDCIHHTDRGSQYCSNEYQKRLSKHGFKISMSGKGNCYDNSMVETFFKSIKAELIWRNRWDTRRQAEGAIFQYINGFYNPRRRHSSLGGKSPLAFERKAA, from the exons ATGGCAAAGAGATACACAGATGAGTTTCGGCGTGATGCGGTGCGCATGGCGACGACGAGTGGGTTAACGCGGCCTCAACTTTCATCAGATTTAGGGGTTGGGCTTTCGACGCTGAACAAATGGGTTCAACAGCATCAACACGATGACCTGATGTCAGGACCGCATCAAGACGTTGAGAAGGAGAACACGCGGCTTCGCAAGGAAGTCCGTCTGCTGCGCGAGGAGAGGGAAGTGT TTAAAAAAGGCGGCGATCTTCTTTGCAGGCCAAAGCCGGTGAGGTTTGCTTTCATCGACGTCTGGAAAGAAGAATGGCCAGTTGAGTTTCTGTGCCGCGTTATGCGGGTCACATCACGTGGTTTCCGCGCGTGGCGGGTTCGCCCGATGAGCCAGCGACAACGAGATGATATGGTGATCCTAGCTCATATCCGTGAACAGCATCGCTTAAGCCTGCAAAGCTATGGGCGGCCTCGGATGACCGAGGAACTGCAAGAATTGGGATTGAAGGTGGGCCATCGTAGGGTCGGACGTCTGATGGGCGAGAATGGCATCAAGATCATCAGAACCCAGAAGTACAAGGCGACAACGGACAGCAACCACACGTTCAACATCGCACCAAATCTGTTGGATCAAGATTTCTCAGCGACTGGCCCCAATCAGAAATGGGCTGGCGACATCAGCTACATCTGGACAAGTGAGGGCTGGCTGTATCTTGCCGTCATCCTTGACCTGTATTCTCGCCGCGTCATCGGCTGGGCTGTCAGTAACCGCATGAAGAAGGATCTGGCAATCCGGGCGTTAGATATGGCCGTTGCTTTGCGCCAACCACCGGAGGATTGCATTCACCATACGGATCGTGGTTCGCAATATTGCTCAAATGAGTATCAGAAGCGCCTGTCCAAGCACGGCTTCAAGATCTCGATGAGCGGCAAGGGAAATTGTTATGATAACTCTATGGTTGAGACGTTCTTTAAATCCATCAAGGCTGAGCTGATCTGGCGTAACCGATGGGATACACGCCGTCAGGCAGAAGGTGCTATATTCCAGTATATCAACGGATTTTATAATCCAAGGCGCAGGCACTCGTCGCTAGGTGGTAAAAGCCCCTTGGCATTTGAACGAAAGGCCGCATAA
- a CDS encoding diguanylate cyclase, translating to MILDIEHFKKVNDTWGHAVGDECLKSLSHILARSIRSDDLVGRLGSWAVGRGGKVILHPNYCSHFLLMRPLSIRGTTFSIRPLQYPSGRVK from the coding sequence ATGATATTGGACATCGAGCATTTCAAGAAAGTGAATGATACTTGGGGCCATGCTGTCGGCGATGAATGCCTCAAAAGTCTCAGTCATATTTTGGCAAGATCAATCCGATCTGACGATCTCGTCGGTCGGTTGGGCAGTTGGGCGGTTGGGCGGGGAGGAAAAGTTATCTTACATCCAAATTATTGCAGCCATTTCCTTTTAATGCGGCCCCTCTCAATTCGGGGGACGACCTTCAGCATCCGACCGTTACAGTATCCGTCGGGGCGTGTGAAATAG
- a CDS encoding SOS response-associated peptidase, whose amino-acid sequence MCGRMAITLPHDAMSQMFAAGPANDLPEVPNFNVCPTDQVAVITSTDGARQYRPMRWGFIPHWYNKANGGPLLINARAETISEKPAFKAACRTRRCIVPVSGFYEWTRLEDGTKLPWYIQRSDGASIAFGAIWQDWGDLGSTAAIVTTGANDAMGKIHHRIPVILEPDDWALWLGEDGKGAATLMQATGEDTLKFHRVERAINSNRASGPELIDPLDV is encoded by the coding sequence ATGTGTGGACGCATGGCCATAACACTGCCGCACGATGCCATGTCGCAGATGTTTGCAGCTGGCCCCGCAAACGATCTGCCCGAGGTGCCGAATTTCAATGTCTGTCCGACAGATCAGGTGGCGGTGATCACCAGTACAGATGGCGCGCGGCAGTATCGCCCGATGCGCTGGGGATTTATTCCGCATTGGTACAACAAGGCGAATGGTGGCCCGCTGCTGATCAATGCCCGCGCCGAAACCATCTCTGAAAAGCCAGCGTTCAAGGCAGCGTGCCGGACCCGCCGTTGCATCGTCCCCGTGTCAGGGTTTTACGAATGGACAAGGTTGGAAGACGGCACGAAATTGCCGTGGTATATCCAGCGCAGCGACGGCGCGTCGATTGCATTTGGCGCGATTTGGCAGGACTGGGGTGATTTGGGTAGCACGGCTGCCATCGTTACCACGGGTGCAAACGACGCTATGGGCAAAATCCATCACCGCATCCCCGTGATTCTTGAACCCGATGACTGGGCGCTTTGGCTTGGCGAAGATGGCAAGGGGGCCGCGACGCTGATGCAGGCCACGGGCGAGGACACGTTGAAATTTCACCGCGTGGAAAGGGCAATCAATTCCAACCGCGCGTCTGGGCCGGAATTGATCGACCCTCTGGATGTTTGA
- a CDS encoding DnaJ family domain-containing protein, producing MAHPLEDLIDARIRAAKQDGAFDDLAGRGKPLPPDDDPENALLNRPMRENGAVLEFVSLSRELERLRGELAGVTDGAKRADIHKNMSLMDARIDFARKAYRR from the coding sequence ATGGCCCACCCCCTCGAAGATCTCATTGATGCCCGCATCCGCGCTGCCAAACAGGACGGCGCGTTTGACGATCTGGCAGGGCGGGGCAAACCGCTCCCGCCCGATGACGACCCCGAAAACGCCTTGCTTAACCGTCCGATGCGCGAAAACGGCGCCGTGCTGGAATTCGTATCGCTATCGCGTGAACTTGAACGGCTGCGCGGCGAACTGGCGGGGGTTACAGATGGGGCAAAACGCGCAGATATCCATAAGAACATGTCACTGATGGACGCCAGGATCGACTTTGCACGCAAGGCTTATCGCAGATGA